The DNA sequence CAAGGTTTGCAACCAGGCAGCACTTAAATTACAACCGAGTCTCAACAATGTGCCCAGGGTTTGATCCTACCTTCCCCAAACCCAAGAGACTGTGTCCTAGGCATGAAACAGCTTTGGCCACCAAGTCAGGCATCAAGCTAGGATGAACAAAGGACTTCTATCTGTTCTTCCCCTGACTGATATAAGAACAACACCACCAACGAGGTGTTTCTTTGCCCATTGCCAGGGGGGTCTGCTCATAGAACAGCCATATTTGACCAGCCAACTGGTCTCCAAAAACCTCATCTCAGGAAATGGGTAGAGGAAGTAGCTATGTTTTGGTAGCAAACATCTCATAACCAACTCCAACTTATTCATCTTACCAACAACATCCCTTTATACCCATCACCCAGAGTTGTCAAACAATACATCTGATTTTTAAGTTGTGATTGTTATTCCTAAACCAGCCATTAAGCAAGGGAAAAAAGCTGCatccttacctgctgagccaattCTCGAGTGGGTGCCAAGACCAAAGCCTGAGTGCCCTTTAGATCTAATTCAATCTGCTGCAAAATTGATATGGCAAATGTGGCTGTTTTCCCAGTCCCAGACTGGGCTTGAGCAATCACATCATAACCTAAACAGACAAATTAAGAATGAGATGTGAGGAGGGAATACTTTCGGGACTCAAAGGACATTCATGGCCTAACCTCATGaaattaataagtaaacaaagagccaggcaaggtggtgcaggcctttagttccagcacttagaaggcagaggccacccgagactacatagtgaaatccaggtcagcctgagctaaagttgagaccttacctcaaaataaaaacaaaaaacacaacaaaaataaaataataatatagaaaaaaggaaacaaagaatatAAGCCAAGCATTGAGTGTCTCACAGCTGTGCCATCATGTTATGATGACAAAATGGAAACACGTGAGTAGACAAAGTCTCCTACCACGTCAAATCAGACTAGACAGTGAACTCCAGCACATGAACTTACCACCAACATATCAACACTTGTACCCAAGGCATGCGCCATGCATGAATAAACAGTTTATATATAGAGGGGCAGCACCaactccatgcccttctgtctAGATAAGGGACAGCCCATAATCTGTTTTGGACCTGAGAGCTCTCACCCTTGATACAAGGAAGAATGGCTCGCTGCTGGATGGCAGAGGGCTTCTCAAAACCATAGGCGTAGATACCACGGAGGAGGGACTCTGAGAGATTCATGTCATCAAAGCTGTCAACAATCTCATTCCAGTTGCTCTGAAAGGGTTCACAGAGATTAAAGTTGACCACTGTGCAGCCCATTCCACCCTCCAGGTTTAACTGAGTATAGATGTCTGAGAAGTGTCTGAAAGAGGTGAGGACAGAACTATATTATGCTTCACACACGTTCTCTGGAGTGTCAGGCTAGTGATGGCCCGTTTCAGTCTCACCTCGATGACGCCTTCGGGCTCCATCCCATCGGGGCCATTGTCTCTGGATCTGTAGATTTAAAGAATGAGTTTTGTCTCCTGCTTAAAAAACACACGAACAACACCAAGCATAATGCCACCAGCCCACCCCTGATCCACCTCTCCCTCCTGTTCCCATAAAACTTTTAGAAGCTACTTTAAATAGTCTGTTTGATTAAAAGCCTGTTTCCCATCTCAGGAACAGGACAAACCGCCCGAGCTCTGTTAAGATAACTCTTCTTGAAGCTTGAGGGGCTGCCTGGATCACCGTGGCACTCACGATGCTGAGGCAACAGCCCTGGCCGCCTGGGCCTGGCAGCTCAAAAAACTCAAACTGGTGCACCTCCCACCTTCTCAGCACCAGGCCGCCGGAAGTCCCGCCCCTCACCTCCTATTCCGAGGGTAGGCCATCCCCTTCCCCCACGTCATTCCGCCAGcgccctcccccactccctccaGCCGATAACCCCCCCCCGCCGCAGTACCCGGATGTGGGAGGCCGCGGGCGGTGGCGGCCTGGCGCACAATGAGCCCCAGCCGAGCTAGCAAGGGGGTAAGATTGCACAACACACGAGCGAAGCGGACTGGGGGAGGGGAACCCCTTCAAGCCGCCATGTGCTCGCAAGCTCGGCCCCTCGGCGGCGTCTCCCCTCCATGGAACGACCCACAGCCCACCCGTCCCATACCTCGGGCCGCTCACCCCTGAAGGAAAGTGGACCTGCCCATCCGCAGTTTGCCAATTGCCCGGCTTGTGCGGCAAAATGGACCCTCCCGCCCGGCGCCGGGTGGGCTGCTGGTGCCTCACGCGGCGGATCCTCGGGGTGAGGCTCGGTCCTGGCCGTCAAGAAAACCAGCACGCTGAACGGCCGGTTTCCTCGTCCCCGACCCACGCTCCAACCGCGACGTGAGGCCGCCACCCCCGCCCGGCGGGTGGTGCCGCCGGAACCCACGCGTGTGAGCCCTCCCCACGCGCCAGGACCACCGGGCCCGCCGCCGGCGAGGCACGTAGCCGCCTATCCCACGCCAGGTCGCGACCTTGCCTCGGCGCCGGGGCTCCGCACACGCCACACCCTCGGGCCGAGGCCTCGGGGCGGACCTCGCGCCCGCCCTCCGCCCTAGCCAGGCCGTCCGTCCTCTCCTGCCTCGGCGCCGGTGGCCGCGGATCTCCCTCTCATCCCCGGGACGGCTCCGCCCGCTCGGCTGTCCCCCGGCCCTGCGGGGTCTAGGTGACGGGCCCAGCGCCCCCCCGCGGGGCCTTCCGAAGGGAGCGACGGGGTAAGTGGACACAAGCTCTTGCAGATGCCTTTCTTACCGAGAATCCTGACTCGCAGACATGATCCTTAGAAATTAGGGCGGAGTGCCCGCCTATCGACAACTTATAGAGCGCCCGACCCCGCCCCAGCCATCGCATTGGCTTGGTCGCCTCGGCCCGCCTGTCGGCGCTCTGCAACTCGGCGTGACGTTAGTTTGTAGGCGCTCCGGTACATAGGTCCTATTGGGCAGTTAGAACGCCTATCAAGACGAAGACCCGCCCCGCGACCTCATTGGCTGGAAGGCCCGCCTTTCTCGCCGGTACGGAAGTGACGTACAGAAGTTGGGCCTCGCGGCCGGGTGGCCATCTTGAGGCCCTGCAATCTTACACGTGCGGAGGCGAGCGTGCCCTAATCACGTGGCTCGGGAGGACCTATCATAGGAAGGGGGCGAGACCTCAGCCTCCGGGGACTTCCGGGCACCCTGGACTCAAGTTACCTTTACCTCTTGGCCTCAggtttccacaggacccacgttttCTTTTACTCTCCCCTGCTGAGAAGATGGATCCAACACCACCCGAGTGTTCTGAGTGTAGCGGGATCACAGACTCAGGAGCGATAGCCCACGCTGCGAAGTTTCCCTGGCTacagggaagagaaggaatggaACCCATTTCTGGACACAGGGGCAAATTTCCTGTCGTGAATCCTGGATTCCCTCAGTGTCCTGTTTCCCAGCCTTTCCTCTTATTTCTGAGGCTTGCTTATTCCTTTATCTTCTTGAATTCTGCTTCCCTGGCCTAGAGGATTTGTTGGAGTGATGAAGATTGGGTGTTGGGACGGCTTCAGCCAGGTATGAAAAGCTGGTTTCTGAGGTCTTAAGACCCCAAGAGGTAGCCAACAGTACTAGCTGAAGGCGACCAGACACAGCATATCCGCTAGTTTGAGGCCCCTTAAGGAAGACCACCACTATATATCATCAAAGGATCCTTTATTGACCAGAGCAGGACCGTGgcgtttatatatatttatatatataaaaaaacgtTTTAAGATCTGGCAGGTAGTAATCCCTTTGCCCGCCCACCACCCCTACACTGATTTCCTGCCCCCTGAACATAGAAGGAGGAATGAATGTTCCACCCAGGCCACAAGGCAACACTCCCCTacacagagggagaaaagggCTTTTACATGGCCACTCCTTGCCCATCAGAAATCAACattcaaagaaaaagagatacagaaaccaattaaaacatttaaatatgaaaaatcCAAGGGAACTGGGTAGGGAGAAAAAAGGAACTGCAGTTTCTTGGGGAGGGTCTCCCTTTTCCCCATGCCCATTAATGGGCTCAGGGTCTGGGGTATGAGGCTCACACAGTGAGTTTGCAGTGACACAGCTCCTTGTAGATCTGCCGACGAAGTTTGGGCATGTCCTGCTGGGTGAAGCTGAATGGCTGAGACAGGGCCAGGTGCTTGCAGTACTGGGTGTTAACAAAACAGGCCATTAGAACCATCTACAAAGCATCTCTCCCAAATCAGGTCCAGTGCTAAACATTTGTCGAAAAATATCTTAATCTTTCAGAGATTATTCCCACTTTTCATACAAACAGCACTAAAATCTAATAGCCTGAGGCCGAAAAGCAGCCTAGTTCTAAAGCTACTGTTCTCAGGACATAACACatctagtatttcttttttaatttgtttttgtttttccgagggagggtctcactctagccctcactctgcagtcccaggctggccttgaactcacagatatcctcttacctctgcctcagctaggattagaggtgtgtgccaccatgcctgactgcacCTAGTATTTAAGTAGGAAATAATACGTTGGGGGAGGGTGTGGAGCAGGAAGTAGGACCAATGCCAAAGGCCAGAGAACCAGTACCCCTGTGGGATGGAGAGTCTTGGAGAGGATTGAGGAAAAAACAGTGTTTCTATGTTCTACTGCCAGCTCCACAACTGGCTGAGCCAACTGAGTCAAGGGCCTATTAATCCTTTAACCCACTGACTCCAGACCTGAGGAGGCTTCATCATTTGCTTACCTGTAACACAAAGGCACCACAGTCACTATCATTATTCTGCCTGGCCACATTCTAGGGAATAGAAAATTAGATTACTTCACTGGGAGATTCCTAGAGGTATGACCTCAATTTCTGCTACACCCATCACCCTATTCCACTCTCCTTGAAAACTTACCATTTTAAAGTaacctttccagccctgatgGAAATCCAGTCTGTCCTTCTTTACCGCCTCTGCCTGTAGATACTTGGCAATATGCTATGTGgatggggaaaaagagaaagtgagaccTTCCAATGACTAGCTGATCCCAGGGTATGATGGTGGCAAACACCATGCCCAGGTCACTCAAGGACCCAAAGCCTGCCATTCTTCCTGAAATGGCTTGCCACCAGATCTCCCTACATTGCTTTTCCCCAATCCCTCAAACCTTAGGGCAGCGGCGGTTTAGAGTGCGCTGTGAGTCAAAATAGGTGATGGTGCGTCGCCTCACATCAACAGAGATGAGGGACCAATGCACCTCCAGGTGGATGGGGATTAGCAGTAGCTCCTTATTGAAGATGTCCACCTGAAGAGAAAGTGCTGAAGGTCAGGTACAACACACAAGGGTCCTGCTGACTGCCATGAAGATTCTAAATAGAAAATGTGGACAGGCAAGGCAGTCAAGTGGAAGAACACAAGATGCAGGTGCCCTGGACTGTGAGGCCATGCTCAGCATCCGAAATGTTAATACTTTGCTGAGGCTAcaaccagggccttgtgcatgctagacaagcactctaccactgagctatacccttaGCCACTTGGACATTTAGATTCCTGATGGTAAGGGAAGGTAGGAACGGAATAAGGAAGTAGAGTCAGAGCACACAAGTGCTTTGAGCCAGGCAAGGTAGCATGTGCATgttccagtacttgagaggtagttaggaagatcaaaagttcaaggccagtcacaGCTACACATCGAGTTTGTTGGCTGCCTGGACAACATGAGGAATATCTCATTCCAGGCACTTGTCactcattaaagaaaaaagtgcttagggctggagagatggcttggcggttaaggcgcttgtctgtgaagcgtaaggacccatgtacaattcttcagattccacataagcacacaaggtgacacatgcacacaagatggcacacgtgtctggagttcgagtgccagggctggaggccctggtgcaccaattctctctcttactcatgaaaataaaatacaaaaaaaaaaaaaaatgcttagtaGATAAGAACCCAGACTCATGAGCTTGGTGCCTGACTGCCAGGGTTGAAATCCTGCTCCTCCATTTACTGACCCATTGACCCTGAGCAAGGTACTTAACCTTCTTTCTATACTTCAGTTACCTGTAAGAGGGAGAAAACAAAAGTACCCATCTTCCTTCATCCAGTCATTACAAGGATTGAACTAGTTAATATCCATATAGAACAATGCATGTCATGAAATAAATGCTCAATTAATGCTCACAATAATCCTACCACACATCCTCATGTTCAATTACACAAATAAAGAAGTTGCAGCTTAGAGAAGTAACTtgttcccagcacttagaagacagaagtaggaggactgccatgagtttgaggccaccctgagactacataatgaattccaggtcagcctgggctacagtgagggaatactttgaaaaacaaaaacaaacaaacaaaaaaagttacttgTTCAAGGTCATAGAAGAAACAGCACAGGAAAGATTTTAGATTTTCACTAGGGTTTACAGAAGGGCAAGTTTTTTCTCACTCTATGTCACCCCTGCCTCTACTGGAAGGAACAGGCCAACCAGGTCCCTAATGACAGCAACTAAATGCTGGAGGTAGGGCCAGGGGTGTAGCCCAGTGCGAGTGGCACATGGGTATACTTGAACCCCAGGATGTAGCgaggaggggcagggagaaggaagaTAAGGTAAGGTAGATGGATGCTAGAACATCCTGCAACACTAGAAATTTCCTAGCCTTTCAACTACAGGGCAGAGAAACTCATGAAAAATAACTCTTGATtttcctccctgtctctgtcccAATTTTCTTCAGTTACTTAGGCCAAACTCTCAGGTATCCTCCTTCATTCATCTCTTCTTTATTTCCCACAACCCACCTATGAAAAAGTTCTACTGGTTCTACATATGTAACTTATCCGAGATAACCCAGTTTTGCACAGTCTCCCCTCAGTTAGTACTCCAGTCCAGCTACCATCCTAGCCTCTCTTCTTATCCTTTCTTCTATCACTGGAACAGGAGCTTATACATGAGGCATCACCAGTCTACTTAGACTTCAATGGCTTCTCAATGTATACAGGATAAAATCTACCCTACGTACCTTAGACGATCGCTTTCATTTAACTATCATTCTTCATTTGCTCATTCTATTCCATCATTCTAGCCATATggaccctccctctcttcttttttctttcttttttggtttttccaagtagggtctcactctagctcaggctgacctgaaattcactacatagtctcagggtggcctcgaactctcagtgattcttctcctacctctgcctcctgagtgttgggataaaaggcgtgtgccaccacacccggcctccttCTGTTCGTTAACCAGGTCACTTTCCTCTTTGGGTCCTAAGTACTTGCTGTTAGCTTACTTAGATAGAGCACTGTTCCCCCAGATCTGCACATGGTGGCTACTTATTCAAGTCTCAGAGGTAGAAGGCCTTAGATCTAAAATACCTCATGTTGGACTggagaagatgacttagtggttaaggtgtttgcctgcaaagccgaaagacccaggttcaattccccaggactcacatgagctagatgcacaaagtggatcatgttcatttgcagtgactgagggccctagcatacccattctctctctccctctctaaataaaGGACTTCATGTTATCACATTACTCTCTCTTAATCTATTCACAGCACTCATCACTAGCTGAAGTCTTACTCCATAAAGGCTTTTTTAACTTATTCATCTTTAATGCCTGTAAGAGTAAAAGTGCCTGGCACAAATGAGACATTTAATATTTTGAATTCAACAGGGTTTGAAAAAGAgttcatagagggctggagagatggcttagcggttaagcgcttgcctgtgaagcctaaggaccccggtttgaggctcggttccccaggtcccacgttagccagatgcacaagggggcgcacgtgtctggagttcgtttgcagaggctggaagccctggcacgcccattctctctctctctccctctatctgtctttctctctgtgtctgtcgctctcaaataaataaataaatttttaaaaaaaaagagttcatagAAATCAAAACTCTAGGGCTGgggaatgactcagtggttaaaggtgcttgcttgcaacacctaATGAGCTGGGCTCAGTTacaccagatgaacaaagtgacacatgcatatggtggtgttgcagtggcaaaagaccctgatgTGCACCCCGCCTCCAaatgtaaattaattttaaaaattaaaagaaagcaaaacttaATTATTCAGAGACAAAGTACTCCACAAGTAGCTGTGAATTGACAACTCACATTTTTGGTCCACCTTTTCACCCCATCATAACCCTTTGTACGGAGTTTGTCATAGAAGAAACTGTTGAAGAAATGCACCTGTGAAAACAACAAAGAGCTAGATAGAATTAAAAGACTTGAGTctcccattccccccacccttaTGGCCTAAGAGGAATGGCTGCAATGACTGCCACTCTAATTTACTAACAGTAAAAGTTACTGTTTTTAATGTTCTCTTATAATGTTTTTTAGCCAAATTGCTAAGGTAAACTATGGGGGAAAACACTAAAATTAAACtgacagaaaggaaaataatggGTAAAGTACAGTTAGAAATTTATAGATTACTATTTACTACCTCTACCCCAGAAACTGACCCTAGTTAAATGAGCAAGTTGAAAGGGGACTAACAGAACTGCTTAGATAGAGCTATAGAACTTCTGGGGACTAATGAATCGGTTACACTTACCTTTTCAGGAACTGTGTCCATGACCAGGTCTCCATACATGTTCATCACCTGGGGGGATGCCATGGGGGTACAGCATGGGTACCAGAGTCCCCATGAAGGGCCCCACATACTCTGTTCCCTACGTTCTTCTTAGACCTTTATCCACCTCTTCTTACCTGGTCATTCAGCCAGTtctgtccatacaaagttcccAAATCATCCATGGTCAGCACATGACGCTTATAGGACACTCGGAAGCCCCTCACCATGGCATTGCCTGGCATCCGCTGGTATGACTGGATCAGCTGCAGTACCAGGCCCTTCCTGAATAGACCAAAGGTTGAATCACACAAGAGTTGATGGGGCtgggacaaagaaaaaaaacctgctgccatttataatatgaatataaaatgacctccaccccccccctttaCAGGCCCTTTGAAGGACCTACCAAAGGCCCACTTCTCAAAAAGGCAcatgaaccaggcgtggtggcgcatgcctttaatgccagcacttgggaggcagaggtaggaggattgctgtgagttctaggccaccctgagactccatagtgaattccaggtcagcctgggctagagtgagaccctacctcgaaaaacaaaaatcaaaatcaaaaaggcACATGAACACTTAGGTTTATCTATttcagagaaacaaacaaaagatacacCCAGTTGGCTTGTAGGGACTGGGCACCTTGCCTGCAGCTTTCTCCCCTTCAGTTTCTAGCTTCTACCTTCCCAAGTATGTTCCTGAGGGAGAAAAGGCAACAGCATACTCTTCCCAGCCCTCCTGTGAAGTGCACCTGTACTTCCAAACCTCACCTGGAAGGCGTAGAAAACTCCTGCTGGAAAATGTCCTCCAACTTCTCTACTACCTCATCAGTGCTGAGAGGGATGAGGCTACCATAAGTTTGAAGAAATTCATCCAAGATACCTgagtagaggcaggagagaggggtggggtgaGGCTTCCAAACTGCTCTAGGAGTTGGCCAAGAGAAGGCAACTAGATCCTCTAAGGGCTTACTCTGCACGCAGGTCACATGCTCCTCCAACAAGGGGCTGTGCTGGCCAGCTTTCTCCCCAGGCCGCTCTGCCTCTTCTGCAGTGCCCAAATCAGAGCCCTGAAAAAGCTCCTGAGCCACATGATCTCCAATGCTGCACACATTGCTGATGAGTATGCTGGCGTCAGGGGGTGCTAGACTGCGCTCCCCTTCTGGCCCAGGTAGTCCCCCAAAGCCATTGGGCAGAGTACATGAGAGGTGGCCTATGAGGCAGGGAAATAAGATAAGGATGAGAAATTAGCCCAGGATAAAAAAacaaggagaggggctggagaaatggcttagcagttaaggcatttgcctgcaaggccaagggactcgggttcaattccccagggctcacgtaagccagatgcacaagagtcatatgcatctggaattcatttgcagtggctgaaggccctgacatggccactctctctgtctgcatctcttctctctctctccccctctccgttactctgcttacaaataaataaataaagttgaaaaaacaaacaaacaaggagagggccaggtgtggtggtgcatgcctttaatcccaacacttggaaggcagatatagaaggatcaccatgagttaattTGAGgacagggaggcagaagtatgagaactggtttaagttcaaggccactctgaggctacataatgaattccaggtatacctgggctacattgagacccaacattgaaggaaaaaaaaagtgccgggcatggtggtgcacgcctttaatcccagcactcgggaggcagaggtaggaggattccctctgagttcgaggccaccttgaaactccatagtgaattccaggttagcctgggcttgagtgagactctacctcgaaaccccccccaaaaaaagtggaggttcaaaagggaaagtgtgtgtgggggattaccatgggatactgtttacaatcatggaaattgttaattataaaaaatttttttttaattacatacaGCCCTACAGCATGGGAGgacatccaaaaataaaaaaaataaaaataaataaccaggcatagtggcacaagcctttaatcccagcactaaggaggcagcggtaggaagattgccataagttcgagaccaccctgagaatacagagtgaattccatgtcagcctgagctagagagagaccctaccttgaataacacccccccaagaaaataaaaaataaaaggatgtcCCAGAGTTTCTAGTGAACGCctttctcaggaggcagaggcaggaggaggatcgctgttgagttcaaggccaccctgagactacatagtgaattccaggccagcatgggctacaacaaaaccctaccttgaaaagcaaaaacaaaacaaaacaaaaaatatttataaatggaAAGAAAGGAGGCACTCCTATTCACagacaggaagaaaacaaaaaaactaggatTCAGAGATGTAAATTTCAGGAACACCTGTTACCACTATGCTTAATAACAAGCATAGTACTCTATAAGACAAACTAAAAAGGATCAATAACTAGATGTTCAAAAACATgtcaaattggggctggagagatggcttagcaatagaggaacttgtctgcaaagctaagaaCCCATGTGcagctccccagatcccatgtaaaccagatgcacaaggtgacgcatgtgcaaggtcacacatgcccaaaggtggtgcacacatctagagttcaattacagtggctggatgccctggagcaccaattcattctctcatttaaaaaaaaaaaggggctggagagatggcttagtggttaagcgcttgcctgtgaagcctaaggaccctggttcgaggctcggttccccaggtcccacgtcagccagatgcacaagggggcgtacgcgtctggagttcgtttgcagaggctggaagccctggcacgcccattctctctctctccctctacctgtctttctctctgtgtctgtcactctcaaataaataaataaataaaattttttaaaaaaaagtcctattAGGGTTGGGCATAgcagacgcctttaatctcaacacttggaaggcagatacAGAAGGATCCCctgaaattcaaggccagtctgggactacctactgaactccaggtcagtctgagcaagagtgagacgctactttgaaaaaataaataaataaggctgggcaGTTTGCAagaagcactggcacacccacCCTTTCCTCCTCACTCCCCCTCCGTGtcctcctctccttgcaaatagatattgtttatttgtttttcgaggtaaggtctcactctagccaggctgaagatgtcagggctggagagatggatcagtggtataggcacttgcctgtaaaacctccTAAGGCCCAGAGCTCGtttccctggaacccacatagagccaaatgcacaaggtggcacatgcatctggagttcatctgcagtggctggaggccttggtgtacccattttctctctctagctgcctctctcaatctcaaataaacaaacaaaaatacttatttaaaaagatGTTAAATTGTTTGGCTGGAGTTTTCAAAGTGCAAATATTCTGGATAAAAATGGCatagacagccaggcatggtggcatacgcctttaatcccagcacttgagaggtagaggtaggaggatcaccttgagttcaaggataccctgatactacatagtgaattccaggtcagcctgggatagagtgaaaccctaccttgagaaacaaacaaacaaataaacaaaaaatgtcagagaaaagaaaaaaaaagaaacaaaaaaaatgtcagaggctgggcatggtggcacatgccttgaatccaagcacttgggaggcagaggtaggaggattgccatgagttcaaggccaccctgagactacatagtgaattccaggtcagcctgagccagagtgagaccctacctagaaaaacaaaacaaaacaaaacaaaaaaatttcacaaagggggcctggagagatggctcagcggttaagcgcttgcctgtgaagcctaaggacctcagttcaaggctcaattccccaggacccacgtaagccagatgcacaaggtagtgcatgcgtctggagttcctttgcagtggctggaggccctggtgcgcccattctctctctctctctctctctctgctgctctcaaataagtaagtaaaataaaacaaaaaaaatttttttaaatgtcacagagggctagagggatggcttagtgtttaaggcgtttgcctgcaaagccaaagaacccaggaggtttgattccccaggacccatgttagccaaatgcacaaggggccacaagcatctggcattcgtttgcagtggttgtaggccctggtatgcccattctttctccctctttctctgccaaataaataaattaaaaaaaaaaaaaagaagtcacagaCGGGATGGCTGCTTTTTGcttgtggttttgtttcctgtaATGCACAtgttaagaaaaacaataaaggttcttttaaaagcttaaaaaaaaaagtcaccaacagtctgCAGGTGATATACTCCACTAATAGAAAGGCCCCATTCCAACATCATGAGAATGGCACCCTCTGGAGGTGTACTTGTCCAGGCTCTTAtcctgagagaaggaaagatgtgGAGTAGTCAAGGTTGACTttttgggcagatggctcagtagttaaaggtgcttgcttacaaagcctcatagcctgggttcaattctccagtacaaatgaaaaaagccagaagtacaaagtagcacatgcacctggaagtcatttgcagaggccttggtgcacac is a window from the Jaculus jaculus isolate mJacJac1 chromosome 12, mJacJac1.mat.Y.cur, whole genome shotgun sequence genome containing:
- the Senp3 gene encoding sentrin-specific protease 3, which translates into the protein MKETIQGTGSWGPEPPGPGTTYSSPRRERLRWPPPPKPRLKSGGGFGPDPGSGTTVPTRRLPVPRPSFDASASEEEEEEDEDEDDEEVAVWRLPPRWGQLGASQRPRPPRSTHRKSCSQRRRRAMRAFQMLLYSKSTSLTFHWKLWGRHRGRRRNLTHPKNHLSPQEGGATPQVPSPCCRFDSPRGPPPPRLGLLGALMAEDGVRGSPPMPSGPPMEEDGLRWTPKSPLDSESGHLSCTLPNGFGGLPGPEGERSLAPPDASILISNVCSIGDHVAQELFQGSDLGTAEEAERPGEKAGQHSPLLEEHVTCVQSILDEFLQTYGSLIPLSTDEVVEKLEDIFQQEFSTPSRKGLVLQLIQSYQRMPGNAMVRGFRVSYKRHVLTMDDLGTLYGQNWLNDQVMNMYGDLVMDTVPEKVHFFNSFFYDKLRTKGYDGVKRWTKNVDIFNKELLLIPIHLEVHWSLISVDVRRRTITYFDSQRTLNRRCPKHIAKYLQAEAVKKDRLDFHQGWKGYFKMNVARQNNDSDCGAFVLQYCKHLALSQPFSFTQQDMPKLRRQIYKELCHCKLTV